In a single window of the Candidatus Dadabacteria bacterium genome:
- the guaB gene encoding IMP dehydrogenase has product MQDFVFEEALTFDDVILSPGYSEVLPSEVDVSVPLTKRITLNIPVLSAAMDTVTEFRTSIAMAQEGGIGIIHRNLSIPAQAGEVERVKKYESGMIVNPLTVRPGTRVREALEIMIENDISGLPVVKPDNTLHGIITNRDIRFERNMDLKIDKVMTPRKNLVTVKEGTTLLEAKELLHKFKIEKLPVVDDGFKLRGLITMKDIEKIEKFPKASKDAMGRLLVGAAVGVDKHSQERVDELVASGCDVIVVDTAHGHSKRVLDNLTWIRKKYPDIDLVAGNIATSEAAEDLIKAGADCLKVGVGPGSICTTRVIAGIGVPQITAITKVCSVAKEHDIPVIADGGIKYSGDITKALAAGANSVMIGNLLAGSDEAPGEVVLYQGRTYKVYRGMGSIEAMRAGSRDRYAQDDEMMEEAKLVPEGIEGRVPYRGNIGAIIYQLVGGLRAGMGYTGSATVRELQERAKFVKLTNAGLRESHVHDIVITKESPNYRIG; this is encoded by the coding sequence ATGCAGGATTTTGTTTTTGAAGAAGCGCTTACCTTTGACGATGTAATACTCTCCCCCGGCTACTCCGAAGTTCTTCCGAGCGAAGTTGATGTCTCGGTACCCCTTACAAAGCGTATAACCCTCAACATCCCCGTACTGAGCGCGGCCATGGATACCGTAACCGAGTTTCGGACGTCGATTGCCATGGCGCAGGAAGGCGGTATAGGAATAATCCACAGGAATCTCTCCATCCCTGCACAGGCGGGCGAGGTTGAGAGGGTGAAGAAATACGAAAGCGGGATGATAGTGAATCCCCTGACCGTGCGTCCGGGAACCCGGGTCAGAGAAGCGCTTGAGATAATGATTGAAAACGATATCTCAGGTCTTCCCGTCGTAAAGCCCGACAACACCCTTCACGGAATAATCACCAACAGGGACATAAGGTTCGAAAGGAACATGGACCTTAAAATCGACAAGGTCATGACTCCCAGAAAGAACCTTGTCACCGTAAAGGAAGGCACCACTCTTCTCGAAGCCAAGGAGCTTCTTCACAAGTTCAAGATAGAGAAGCTTCCCGTGGTCGACGACGGCTTCAAGCTCCGCGGCCTTATAACCATGAAGGACATAGAAAAAATAGAGAAGTTTCCCAAGGCGTCCAAGGACGCGATGGGAAGGCTTCTCGTGGGAGCCGCGGTCGGGGTCGACAAGCACAGTCAGGAGCGGGTGGATGAGCTTGTCGCGTCGGGCTGTGATGTAATAGTGGTGGATACTGCCCACGGACACTCGAAAAGGGTGCTTGATAACTTGACCTGGATAAGAAAGAAATACCCCGACATAGATCTTGTGGCCGGAAACATAGCCACCTCCGAAGCGGCCGAGGATCTTATAAAAGCGGGCGCGGATTGTCTTAAGGTTGGCGTCGGTCCGGGGTCGATATGCACGACGCGCGTTATAGCCGGCATAGGAGTGCCGCAGATAACCGCCATAACAAAGGTGTGTTCCGTAGCGAAAGAGCACGATATACCCGTAATAGCCGACGGGGGAATAAAGTACTCGGGGGATATAACCAAGGCGCTTGCTGCCGGTGCGAATTCCGTCATGATAGGAAATCTGCTCGCCGGGTCGGACGAGGCTCCCGGGGAAGTTGTTCTCTACCAGGGCAGAACCTACAAGGTGTACCGTGGCATGGGTTCGATTGAGGCCATGAGGGCCGGGAGCAGGGACCGCTACGCTCAGGACGATGAGATGATGGAGGAGGCTAAACTTGTTCCCGAAGGAATAGAGGGAAGGGTTCCTTACAGGGGCAACATAGGAGCCATAATTTACCAGCTGGTCGGCGGGCTTCGTGCGGGAATGGGCTACACGGGTTCCGCGACGGTGAGGGAACTTCAGGAAAGGGCGAAGTTCGTAAAGCTTACCAACGCCGGGCTTCGGGAAAGTCACGTTCACGATATCGTAATTACCAAGGAGTCTCCCAACTACAGGATCGGGTGA
- the guaA gene encoding glutamine-hydrolyzing GMP synthase translates to MREKVLVLDFGSQYTQLIARRTRELGVYSEIKPCSTTADEIRKDPPGAVILSGGPSSVWEDGSPRVEEEILSLGIPVLGICYGLQVLVFQLGGEVERSEKREYGPAVLNLVAEDPLFSGVAETSGVWMSHGDRVLRVPEGFAAIAGTENTECAVVRNTGGSIYGVQFHPEVVHTEFGTRILSNFLFQVAGLGGGWTAGSFIEHSIHEIRERVGDGKIICGLSGGVDSSVAAALINEAVGRRLYCIFVDTGCMRLDEAEEVCDAFSGFEMNFIHVDASERFLSHLEGVEDPEAKRKIMGEQFVRVFEEEAEKISGVRFLAQGTLYPDVIESVSVKGPSAVIKSHHNVGGLPEKMNLEIVEPLRELFKDEVRNVGEKLGLPSSLIGRHPFPGPGLAIRIMGEVTRERLSILRHADSIFIDELRKSGAYDDIWQAFCVFIPVKTVGVMGDERTYENVCALRAVSSTDGMTADWSKMSYDLLGKISVRIINEVKGINRVVYDISTKPPGTIEWQ, encoded by the coding sequence ATGCGGGAAAAAGTTCTGGTTCTTGATTTCGGTTCCCAGTATACGCAGCTTATCGCTAGGCGCACCAGGGAACTCGGGGTCTACTCCGAGATAAAACCCTGCAGCACTACCGCGGACGAAATAAGGAAAGACCCTCCCGGGGCTGTGATACTTTCCGGAGGTCCTTCAAGCGTCTGGGAGGACGGTTCTCCCAGGGTGGAGGAGGAAATACTATCTCTGGGAATACCGGTTCTTGGCATCTGTTACGGACTTCAGGTGCTTGTTTTTCAGCTCGGGGGAGAAGTCGAGCGTTCCGAGAAAAGGGAATACGGACCCGCCGTTTTGAACCTGGTTGCGGAAGACCCGCTTTTCTCGGGCGTAGCGGAGACTTCGGGCGTCTGGATGTCTCACGGCGACAGGGTTCTGAGAGTGCCCGAGGGGTTTGCGGCGATAGCCGGTACCGAGAACACCGAGTGCGCGGTGGTAAGAAACACAGGCGGGAGCATCTACGGGGTACAGTTCCACCCGGAAGTCGTGCATACGGAATTCGGAACCCGGATACTTTCCAATTTTCTTTTCCAGGTGGCGGGTCTCGGTGGAGGCTGGACGGCGGGCTCTTTTATAGAGCACTCGATACATGAGATAAGAGAGAGGGTCGGGGATGGCAAAATCATATGCGGGCTCTCGGGAGGAGTGGACTCCTCTGTTGCGGCAGCCCTTATTAACGAAGCTGTGGGCCGCAGGCTCTACTGTATTTTCGTCGACACGGGATGCATGAGGCTCGATGAGGCGGAGGAGGTCTGCGACGCTTTTTCCGGGTTTGAGATGAACTTCATTCATGTTGACGCCTCCGAAAGGTTTCTTTCTCATCTTGAGGGCGTTGAGGACCCCGAGGCGAAAAGAAAAATTATGGGCGAGCAGTTCGTTAGGGTGTTTGAAGAGGAAGCCGAGAAGATATCAGGCGTCCGTTTTCTTGCCCAGGGAACTCTCTATCCCGACGTTATTGAGAGTGTGAGCGTCAAGGGGCCGTCGGCCGTGATAAAGTCCCACCATAACGTTGGGGGACTTCCTGAAAAAATGAACCTTGAGATAGTCGAACCTCTTCGGGAACTTTTCAAGGACGAAGTGAGAAACGTCGGCGAGAAGCTCGGGCTTCCTTCCTCTCTCATAGGCCGCCACCCCTTTCCCGGTCCCGGTCTTGCGATCAGGATAATGGGAGAAGTCACGCGCGAGAGACTTTCAATACTGAGACATGCCGACAGCATTTTTATCGACGAGCTCAGAAAATCGGGTGCCTACGATGATATCTGGCAGGCTTTCTGCGTTTTTATTCCGGTGAAGACAGTTGGAGTGATGGGCGATGAGCGCACCTATGAAAATGTCTGCGCCCTGAGAGCCGTGAGCAGCACGGACGGAATGACCGCCGACTGGTCGAAGATGTCCTATGATCTGCTCGGGAAAATTTCGGTGAGGATCATAAACGAGGTAAAGGGAATAAACCGGGTAGTGTACGATATATCCACTAAGCCTCCCGGCACCATAGAGTGGCAGTGA